Proteins co-encoded in one Leptodactylus fuscus isolate aLepFus1 chromosome 4, aLepFus1.hap2, whole genome shotgun sequence genomic window:
- the CEP76 gene encoding centrosomal protein of 76 kDa produces the protein MSLPPEKASELKQIIHEQLNRMDVHGKIRGVLAETLKDELGDESHNFSEEDLIKALRRRGIIDDVMKELHFLEDGPPREFTSTPKPATHFVDKEPRTLKKTNIDPSRRYLHLQVLGGKAFLEHLQESDPLPGQVCSTFTLSLHFRNQRFRSKPVPCACEPDFQDGFLLEVHKDSLGDGSRMADATTLLSICDPIQLVLIKTDTSGETTLVASRFLEWRSVLGVDRGVTSLAVELQGVGAECKISVGVLNVKLELYPPLTQALSAEIVHTQLTLERQKTTEKERLFLVYAKQWWREYLQIRPSHNSRLVKIFAQDENGLNRPVCCYVRPLRAGRLLDTPRQAARFVNVLGYEKAPVVGGGGKQEQWCTMLAFLCRNKGDCEDHCTLLCSLLLGFGLDAYVCVGTKGKGVSHTWVMTYGTDGAVTFWESLTGQRYVHKPINPDDPPMVEQPKPLYPYKTIGCMFNHQRFLANCQPSNSVDLCIFDLSDESRWKPMSEEAIKSVCSPGSTTSLPPFPPLCSSLLDAAIESNEIELQLRVLVTEHRKDLGLTTVWDDQLSYLLSPALAAYEIERTTGISAGNEEFQDAIRRAVPDGHTFKGFPIHFVHRNARRAFATCLRSPFCDDIVGCRGDQMRLAVRVRVFTYPESACAVWIMFACKYRSVL, from the exons ATGTCTCTACCACCAGAGAAAGCCTCTGAGCTCAAACAGATCATCCATGAGCAGCTGAACCGG ATGGATGTTCATGGCAAAATCCGCGGGGTACTTGCAGAGACTTTAAAGGATGAATTAGGAGATGAAAGCCATAACTTCTCAGAAGAAGACCTGATAAAAGCCTTAAGGAGGAGAGGAATTATTGATGACGTTATGAAAGAGCTGCATTTCCTTGAG GACGGCCCCCCACGAGAATTTACCTCTACACCAAAACCAGCAACACATTTTGTTGACAAAGAACCAAGGACACTGAAAAAAA CTAATATAGATCCATCGCGAAGATATCTTCATCTTCAGGTTTTGGGAGGTAAAGCATTTCTGGAACATCTTCAAGAATCAGATCCTCTTCCTGGCCAGGTGTGCTCCACATTTACTCTTAGCCTGCACTTTAGGAACCAGCGTTTTCGTTCCAAACCTGTCCCTTGTGCCTGTGAACCAGACTTCCAAGATGGCTTCTTGCTTGAAGTGCATAAGGACAGCTTAG GTGATGGCAGTAGAATGGCAGATGCCACAACCCTGTTGTCAATTTGTGATCCTATTCAGCTGGTGCTTATCAAGACAGACACGTCTGGAGAAACCACTTTAGTAGCATCCCGCTTTCTGGAGTGGCGCTCTGTACTGGGGGTCGATAGAGGAGTGACAAGTCTTGCTGTTGAGCTCCAGGGTGTAG GTGCAGAGTGCAAAATTTCTGTTGGCGTTTTGAATGTCAAGCTTGAGCTGTATCCGCCTCTGACTCAAGCATTATCCGCTGAGATTGTCCATACGCAG CTGACTCTAGAACGccagaagacaacagagaaggaaCGTTTGTTTTTGGTCTATGCAAAGCAGTGGTGGAGGGAATATCTTCAAATCCGTCCATCCCACAATTCCAGACTTGTGAAGATCTTTGCACAG GATGAAAATGGACTTAATCGACCTGTGTGCTGTTATGTACGACCCCTCAGAGCAGGACGTCTTTTAGACACACCCCGGCAAGCAGCACGCTTTGTAAATGTCCTAGGCTATGAAAAGGCCCCAgttgttggtggaggtggtaaacaAGAACAGTGGTGCACTATGCTGGCATTTCTATGCAGAAATAAG GGTGACTGTGAAGATCACTGCACACTACTTTGCAGCCTTCTTCTTGGTTTTGGGTTAGATGCCTATGTATGTGTTGGCACAAAAGGAAAAGGAGTATCCCACACATGGGTGATGACGTATGGAACTGATGGAGCAGTTACCTTCTGGGAGAGTTTAACAGGGCAGAG ATATGTCCATAAGCCTATAAACCCAGATGACCCTCCCATGGTGGAACAGCCAAAGCCTCTCTACCCTTACAAAACCATTGGCTGCATGTTTAACCACCAGCGATTCTTGGCTAACTGCCAGCCATCAAATTCAGTTGATCTCTGCATATTTGATCTGAGCGATGAATCTAGATGGAAACCAATGAGTGAAGAAGCCATTAAGTCTGTATGTTCCCCAGGATCTACTACATCCCTTCCTCCATTCCCCCCACTCTGCAGCTCACTGCTTGATGCAGCGATAGAAAGTAATGAAATTGAATTGCAGCTACGAGTTCTTGTAACTGAGCATAGAAAG GATCTAGGTCTCACCACAGTTTGGGATGATCAGCTGTCTTACCTACTTTCTCCTGCCTTGGCCGCATATGAAATAGAGCGTACCACAGGAATTTCAGCAGGAAATGAGGAGTTTCAGGATGCCATCAGGAGAGCAGTGCCCGATGGTCATACTTTCAAGGGATTTCCTATTCATTTTGTTCACCGAAATGCAAGAAGAGCATTTGCTACTTGTCTGCG ATCCCCTTTCTGTGATGACATTGTTGGCTGTCGTGGAGATCAGATGCGACTTGCTGTTCGAGTGCGAGTTTTTACATACCCTGAATCGGCATGCGCTGTGTGGATTATGTTTGCATGTAAATATCGCTCTGTGCTATGa
- the PSMG2 gene encoding proteasome assembly chaperone 2 — MFVPAASEWSPPADCTLLLPAVSVGNVGQLAVDLIISSLDMLKVGYFYTDCLVPMVGNNPYATNEEHAKELCTNAEVYASCDKKLAVLQIRSPLIKKKSRAFCDALTCWIKKCAFTRVVLLSSSHAYQRDDSQLFGTPFRYLATPAFQTLAGDTIKALEWKEMEKVSLYPGINDEEKKISIPGGGFTKRLFDDCCSEGIHMAVVLKFCSEGDNIPDAFALLDHVNRWLHLLDHADDVGTTHWKIPSSWKLLFGSGLPSVLF, encoded by the exons ATGTTCGTGCCGGCTGCTAGTGAGTGGAGCCCCCCAGCGGACTGTACCCTACTACTG CCTGCTGTGTCTGTAGGAAATGTTGGACAACTTGCCGTTGACCTGATAATTTCCTCACTGGATATGCTGAAGGTTGGATACTTTTACACAGACTGTCTTGTACCTATGGTGGGTAATAATCCATATGCTACTAATGAAGAACATGCAAAGGAACTGTGTACAAATGCAGAAG TATATGCATCATGTGACAAGAAACTTGCTGTCCTGCAGATCAGATCTCCATTAATAAAG AAAAAATCCAGAGCCTTCTGCGATGCTTTAACCTGCTGGATAAAGAAGTGTGCATTTACCAGAGTAGTTCTGCTTTCCAGCAGCCATGCATACCAGAGAGATGACAGTCAGCTGTTTGG GACTCCCTTCCGTTACTTAGCCACTCCTGCTTTCCAGACATTGGCGGGAGACACAATAAAGGCATTAGAGTGGAAGGAAATGGAGAAGGTGTCTTTATATCCAGGCATAAATGATGAGGAGAAAAAGATTTCCATCCCTGGAGGAGGTTTTACGAAGCGGTTGTTTGATGATTG CTGTTCTGAGGGTATACATATGGCTGTTGTGCTGAAATTTTGCTCTGAAGGTGACAACATCCCCGATGCTTTTGCTCTTCTTGACCACGTTAACAGATGGCTTCATTTGCTTGATCATGCA GATGATGTTGGCACAACTCACTGGAAGATACCAAGTTCCTGGAAGCTACTGTTTGGCAGCGGTCTTCCCTCTGTATTATTTTAA